One Chryseobacterium wanjuense genomic region harbors:
- a CDS encoding T9SS type A sorting domain-containing protein, with protein MKIKINSLILGCVLSCSALMGQESSLEAPARRWITENSRSLGVQNFSQLKLNYVRKGNTGETLRFQQMIKNVPVFQSEIVVHFNKEGKITYTSTESLRKNVQDINTVPTFQASEAIKKAHTASHSKGDITYEESKLYVYVTEQGDTKLVHRVLTNSYENPGSWETIVDAQTGDIISVKDISLHHKDKDSEKEKKNKKKKEAKKNVLVTGSAYIFDPDPLSKMHVAYGGQYVDGSDATNASLDGARTLVTIPELELTAGVYKLKGTYVEIKELEAPNKGLFTQASNQFLFNRNNDGFEAANAYWHLDNNLRYINLTLGIPCVPSVNGGILAFDPHGENGADNSHYDPNIQVLVFGEGGVDDAEDADVVLHELGHGVHDWITGGNGSQVQGLGEGSGDYWAQSYSRSLNQWQSTDAAYHWMFSWDGHNPFWAGRVTNYAAAYPSGLTGAIHTDGQIWASALMRIYNKIGKEKTDRVFLEGLSMTGSSTNQQNAAIAVRQAAIDMLGTFGFTCSDITDITTEFTATGYVLPAYNCQLSVDDVSKKEIIAIYPNPVSDVLNISMKISKEEKVEIFNMEGRRVLETTIGNGRNAINVSHLQVGDYIVKIKGLELSTKFIKK; from the coding sequence ATGAAAATTAAAATTAATTCGTTAATTCTTGGCTGTGTATTGTCATGTTCGGCATTGATGGGTCAGGAATCATCTTTAGAAGCACCCGCAAGAAGGTGGATTACAGAAAACTCCAGAAGCTTAGGAGTACAAAATTTCAGTCAGCTTAAATTAAATTACGTAAGAAAAGGAAACACAGGGGAAACGCTGCGTTTTCAGCAGATGATTAAAAACGTACCGGTTTTTCAGTCTGAAATTGTTGTTCATTTTAACAAAGAAGGAAAAATTACCTACACTTCTACAGAAAGTTTAAGGAAAAATGTACAGGATATCAATACGGTTCCTACTTTTCAGGCTTCGGAAGCCATTAAAAAAGCCCATACAGCATCTCATTCAAAAGGAGATATTACGTATGAAGAAAGTAAATTATATGTGTATGTTACAGAACAGGGCGATACCAAATTGGTTCATCGTGTCTTAACCAATTCTTACGAAAATCCGGGAAGCTGGGAAACGATTGTCGATGCACAAACGGGCGATATCATCAGTGTTAAAGACATTTCCTTACATCATAAAGATAAAGATTCTGAAAAGGAAAAAAAGAATAAAAAGAAAAAGGAAGCTAAAAAGAATGTTTTGGTAACCGGATCTGCATATATTTTTGATCCCGATCCACTTTCCAAAATGCATGTAGCCTACGGCGGCCAGTATGTAGATGGAAGCGATGCGACTAATGCAAGTTTAGATGGAGCAAGAACTTTAGTGACCATTCCAGAATTGGAATTAACGGCAGGAGTGTATAAACTAAAAGGTACATATGTCGAGATCAAAGAGCTTGAAGCCCCAAATAAAGGACTATTTACCCAGGCAAGCAATCAATTCTTATTTAACAGAAATAATGACGGATTTGAGGCTGCTAATGCTTACTGGCATCTTGATAACAATCTTCGTTATATCAATCTTACTTTAGGAATTCCTTGCGTTCCCAGTGTGAATGGCGGAATTCTGGCATTTGACCCTCACGGAGAAAATGGCGCAGATAACTCCCACTATGATCCGAATATTCAGGTTTTGGTTTTCGGTGAAGGCGGAGTGGATGATGCAGAAGATGCAGATGTTGTATTGCACGAATTAGGACACGGCGTTCATGATTGGATTACCGGTGGAAATGGCTCACAGGTACAAGGCTTAGGAGAAGGTTCAGGAGATTACTGGGCACAATCTTACAGCAGAAGCTTAAACCAGTGGCAATCTACAGATGCTGCTTATCATTGGATGTTCAGTTGGGACGGTCACAACCCGTTCTGGGCGGGAAGAGTAACAAATTATGCCGCAGCTTATCCTTCAGGATTAACGGGAGCCATTCACACAGACGGACAGATTTGGGCATCTGCATTAATGAGAATTTACAACAAAATCGGAAAAGAAAAAACCGACAGAGTATTTCTTGAAGGATTAAGCATGACGGGCTCAAGCACCAACCAGCAAAACGCAGCAATTGCCGTAAGACAGGCTGCCATCGATATGTTGGGAACTTTCGGGTTTACGTGTAGCGATATTACGGATATTACAACAGAATTTACGGCTACAGGCTATGTATTACCGGCTTATAACTGTCAGTTGAGTGTAGATGATGTTTCTAAAAAAGAAATAATTGCCATCTATCCGAATCCGGTTTCTGATGTGCTAAATATTTCCATGAAAATAAGCAAAGAAGAAAAAGTAGAAATCTTCAATATGGAAGGAAGAAGAGTATTGGAAACAACGATTGGTAACGGAAGAAATGCAATTAATGTTTCTCATCTGCAGGTCGGAGATTATATTGTAAAAATAAAAGGCTTAGAATTATCAACGAAATTCATTAAAAAATAA